A stretch of the Uranotaenia lowii strain MFRU-FL chromosome 3, ASM2978415v1, whole genome shotgun sequence genome encodes the following:
- the LOC129755874 gene encoding replication factor C subunit 4 → MHAFLKTGKVTDSPSKAGTSADGQITEKRNKSHSVPWVEKYRPKSVDDVVEQGEVVAVLRECLSTSDLPNLLLYGPPGTGKTSTILAAARQLFGDMFKERILELNASDDRGIAVIRNKVKTFAQLSASGTRTDGKPCPPFKIVILDEADAMTHAAQAALRRTMEKETKTTRFCLVCNYVSRIIEPITSRCTKFRFKPLGQDKIIERLRLICDQEKVDVEEEVYRDIVDISGGDLRKAITTLQSCHRLKGKNSKIEHSDILEMSGVVPNNYLEEFITVCKSSNYSKLEDYVRNLTHDAYSVGQLFEQLTDFIITHDGLSDKQKSIICDKIGECCFRLQCGGSEYIQIMDLGCVTIQALQIN, encoded by the exons ATGCACGCCTTCTTGAAAACTGGCAAAGTGACGGATTCCCCGTCTAAGGCTGGAACCAGCGCTGATGGCCAGATTACGGAGAAGCGCAACAAATCGCACTCCGTTCCATGGGTTGAGAAATA tcgcCCCAAGTCCGTGGACGACGTTGTTGAGCAGGGTGAGGTAGTTGCTGTCCTGAGAGAATGTCTGTCCACGTCTGATTTACCGAATCTGTTGCTCTATGGACCACCTGGTACCGGTAAAACGAGTACGATTCTAGCGGCCGCTCGTCAATTGTTTGGTGACATGTTCAAAGAGCGAATTCTTGAGTTAAACGCATCTGACGACCGGGGCATTGCTGTTATCAGGAACAAAGTCAAAACATTTGCCCAGCTGTCTGCCAGTGGAACACGCACTGATGGTAAACCTTGTCCTCCGTTCAAAATCGTTATATTGGATGAGGCCGATGCCATGACTCACGCAGCTCAAGCAGCACTTCGGCGAACTAtggaaaaagaaaccaaaacaacAAGATTCTGTTTGGTTTGCAATTACGTTTCGAGAATTATCGAACCCATCACTTCTCGATGTACTAAGTTCCGCTTCAAGCCTTTGGGTCAAGACAAGATTATCGAAAGACTTCGTTTAATATGCGACCAGGAGAAGGTTGATGTCGAGGAAGAAGTCTACCGAGATATTGTTGACATATCTGGTGGAGATCTGCGAAAGGCTATTACAACTCTTCAGTCTTGTCATCGCTTGAAAggcaaaaattcaaagattGAACATTCAGATATTCTTGAGATGTCTGGGGTAGTTCCCAACAATTATTTGGAAGAATTCATTACTGTTTGCAAATCGTCAAATTACAGTAAGCTAGAAGACTACGTGAGGAACCTCACCCACGATGCGTATAGCGTTGGACAGCTTTTTGAGCAGCTAACTGATTTCATCATTACACACGATGGGCTGAGTGATAaacaaaaaagtattatttGCGATAAAATTGGG gaGTGTTGTTTCCGCTTGCAATGTGGTGGTTCGgaatatattcaaattatgGATCTGGGATGTGTCACAATTCAAGCGCTGCAAATCAACTAA
- the LOC129756284 gene encoding transcription initiation factor TFIID subunit 9 isoform X1 translates to MDNFHLQPSHSHQADREKTEKMKLASQVKHIPKDAQVIMSILKELGVTDYEPRVINQLLEFTYRYVTCILDDAKVYANHARKKIIELDDVKLASQMILDKAFTSPPPRDVLLEIARNKNNTPLPLIKTHCGLRLPPDRYCLSACNYKLRAAQQPKKMTKSAIEGRSTVKSNVGKGFASSGVKRPPVQSTPKTQNVSIPKPVFKFTTTAKTPTIKSEKGIAGSSMVGTDIGPGVIEIKTEVEDPMPFGDSEIGGKRKREEDDFEIVQ, encoded by the exons ATGGAcaat TTTCATTTGCAGCCATCGCATTCCCACCAAGCCGATCGTGAGAAAACGGAAAAAATGAAACTTGCCAGTCAGGTGAAACATATTCCTAAAGATGCTCAGGTTATAATGTCAATTTTAAAGGAACTCGGTGTTACCGACTATGAGCCAAGGGTCATCAATCAGTTGCTTGAGTTTACTTACC GATATGTTACCTGTATTCTTGATGACGCTAAGGTGTACGCGAACCACGCTAGAAAGAAAATCATCGAATTGGATGACGTAAAGCTAGCTAGTCAGATGATTCTGGACAAGGCATTTACGAGTCCTCCTCCAAGAGACGTCTTGCTTGAGATAGCCCGTAACAAAAACAACACCCCATTACCGCTAATCAAAACCCATTGCGGTCTCCGTCTGCCACCGGATCGTTACTGCCTGTCGGCATGCAATTACAAACTAAGGGCGGCGCAGCAGCCTAAAAAGATGACCAAGTCAGCTATCGAAGGACGATCAACAGTTAAATCGAATGTCGGTAAAGGGTTCGCTTCCAGCGGCGTGAAACGTCCCCCGGTTCAATCCACACCGAAAACGCAAAATGTTTCTATTCCCAAACCGGTGTTCAAGTTTACCACAACTGCGAAAACGCctacgataaaatcggaaaAAGGTATTGCCGGTAGTTCCATGGTTGGTACGGATATTGGCCCAGGTGTCATCGAAATAAAAACCGAAGTGGAAGATCCGATGCCGTTTGGTGATTCGGAAATTGGCGGTAAACGCAAGCGGGAAGAAGACGATTTTGAAATAGTTCAATAG
- the LOC129756284 gene encoding transcription initiation factor TFIID subunit 9 isoform X2 — MDNPSHSHQADREKTEKMKLASQVKHIPKDAQVIMSILKELGVTDYEPRVINQLLEFTYRYVTCILDDAKVYANHARKKIIELDDVKLASQMILDKAFTSPPPRDVLLEIARNKNNTPLPLIKTHCGLRLPPDRYCLSACNYKLRAAQQPKKMTKSAIEGRSTVKSNVGKGFASSGVKRPPVQSTPKTQNVSIPKPVFKFTTTAKTPTIKSEKGIAGSSMVGTDIGPGVIEIKTEVEDPMPFGDSEIGGKRKREEDDFEIVQ; from the exons ATGGAcaat CCATCGCATTCCCACCAAGCCGATCGTGAGAAAACGGAAAAAATGAAACTTGCCAGTCAGGTGAAACATATTCCTAAAGATGCTCAGGTTATAATGTCAATTTTAAAGGAACTCGGTGTTACCGACTATGAGCCAAGGGTCATCAATCAGTTGCTTGAGTTTACTTACC GATATGTTACCTGTATTCTTGATGACGCTAAGGTGTACGCGAACCACGCTAGAAAGAAAATCATCGAATTGGATGACGTAAAGCTAGCTAGTCAGATGATTCTGGACAAGGCATTTACGAGTCCTCCTCCAAGAGACGTCTTGCTTGAGATAGCCCGTAACAAAAACAACACCCCATTACCGCTAATCAAAACCCATTGCGGTCTCCGTCTGCCACCGGATCGTTACTGCCTGTCGGCATGCAATTACAAACTAAGGGCGGCGCAGCAGCCTAAAAAGATGACCAAGTCAGCTATCGAAGGACGATCAACAGTTAAATCGAATGTCGGTAAAGGGTTCGCTTCCAGCGGCGTGAAACGTCCCCCGGTTCAATCCACACCGAAAACGCAAAATGTTTCTATTCCCAAACCGGTGTTCAAGTTTACCACAACTGCGAAAACGCctacgataaaatcggaaaAAGGTATTGCCGGTAGTTCCATGGTTGGTACGGATATTGGCCCAGGTGTCATCGAAATAAAAACCGAAGTGGAAGATCCGATGCCGTTTGGTGATTCGGAAATTGGCGGTAAACGCAAGCGGGAAGAAGACGATTTTGAAATAGTTCAATAG
- the LOC129751920 gene encoding ras-like GTP-binding protein RhoL: MTIGSNMRPLKITTVGDGMVGKTCMLITYTQNEFPSEYVPTVFDNHACNITVDEKEYALTLWDTAGQEDYERLRPLSYPNTDCFLICYSISSKTSFENVLSKWYPEIRHFAPSTPIVLVGTKSDLRVHGSEKFVTTVEGKRLKHKIKAYSLVECSAKKKLNLGDVFDEAVRAVEKKPHSKPRACTIL; the protein is encoded by the exons ATGACGATAGGCAGCAACATGCGACCACTGAAGATCACAACCGTTGGCGACGGAATGGTCGGGAAAACGTGCATGCTAATCACCTACACGCAGAACGAATTCCCCAGCGAGTACGTTCCGACAGTTTTCGACAACCACGCCTGCAACATCACGGTGGACGAGAAGGAATACGCCCTAACACTCTGGGACACGGCTGGCCAGGAGGACTACGAAAGGCTGCGGCCACTCAGCTACCCGAAT ACCGACTGTTTTCTCATATGTTACTCCATATCAAGCAAGACGTCCTTCGAAAATGTGCTATCGAAATGGTACCCCGAGATAAGGCATTTTGCACCAAGTACTCCTATTGTGTTAGTGG GTACCAAGAGCGATCTGCGGGTGCATGGCTCGGAAAAATTTGTGACAACTGTCGAGGGTAAGAGGCTGAAGCACAAAATCAAGGCCTACTCGCTAGTGGAATGTTCTGCCAAAAAGAAGCTGAACCTGGGTGATGTGTTTGACGAGGCGGTTCGAGCGGTGGAGAAAAAACCTCACAGTAAACCACGTGCCTGCACGATACTCTAG